TTATTCTCCATAATCACCAATCTCCGTAAGGCTGTATGATAGCTGTCCGGAAATTGTACATCTTTGGTTTTCCATAGCAGACCGACCTCGTAACGGTTGTCTTTTAGCTTGATGGTGTTGTCGAGAATCTGTTGTGCTCTTTCTTCCTCTGGTGATCTTGGCAGTTTTTCCACTAATTTCACTCCAAAATCGTCGATTGAGAAGTATCGCTGCATCATTTTGCTCATCTCCTGTTCTTCCTGGATGACCATTGTATAATCTTGACGGTTTATGTTATACTCCTTTCCGTATATCACCCATCCGAGTCGCGTTTTTACTGCCATAGGACCATTTCCTTTTACCGTTTTGATGGCACTCAGTAATTCGCTGTTGTCCAATCCAATTAACAATGTAGGCTGAGCTTCCTTATAATcttgaagcggaatgtccttcaagTAGGGATAATTCTTGGCAATTTGTTCCATGTCAACTGTTTGGATAGGAAGATTTAGATCATGCATAGTCCGGGCCATCACTGGTTTTCCTATGCCCTTTATCCAGAATTTTACCCTCTTGCTTGAGCAGGATTTTAAACAATCCTGTGTCCATTTTAATGTAAGCGGGTCAACTTTTCCTTCCAACTCTAACATGTTAGCCATTCTCTCGTCCAATAGTGTTACTGATGATCCTGTGTCCAGGAAGGCGTAGGTGTCTATCATTCTTTCGCCGTTTTGGACTGTTATAGGAACTATTTGATAGTAAAGGTGTTCCTTGCGTTGTCGATGAATATTCGTGGTTTCTTCGGGACCTCGTCGTACGTCAGCAGCCGTATCCTGATTTCTTTTATACTCCGATCTTTGATGAAGTAAGCGATTGTGCTCCTTGTTGCACCCATCGATTCCACATATTCCTTTCATGCTACAATTTCTCATAATGTGGTCATTGGAGTTTAGGCACTTGAAACAAATTCCTTTTTTAGCCAAAAACTCTCTACGTTCcaatgttttcatttgtttgaaattcttACATTGGAATAGCCTATGACTGGCTGAACAAAGTGCACATTTCATAGTTTGATGAACATTAACTCGAGGTTTCCTTTCCGTAGTCGACACACTGTTATTAGACTTTTGCATCATACGGGCTATTCTTGAATGTGGCAATAACCACTTATTCAAATCGTTGAGTGTTGGGATCGAAGTGTTGCTTTGGATCACTTCAACCCATTTCACTTGTATCGTGTATGGCAGCTTCTCTATGATTTCTTCTATTAAACGATGATCACGTAGATATTCCTTTTGGCCCAGCGCCTCCATATTCACCACCATGTTATCTAGTGCGTCTGATATATCCGGAACTACGGTTCGGCTGTCCTTTTTGATACGTCTCAGGTCGTTCAGAAGTTCTTTATATACAAGATCCTTCCTTCCAAAGCATTCTTCCAGCTTTTCGATTATTTTCGGAACATTCTCTGAGTTAATCATCAATTGTTGGACGGTTTTATACGCGTCCCCTTTCAGAACTTGTTCCAGGCGGTTGAGGTTCTCTAAATTTGAGAAACCTCCCTCTGCCGTTGTATCATGGaatgttttcttaaattttggCCAATCCTTTGATGCGCCAGAAAATCTGGGTAGGGTCGTCAATGATTGCCTCTTTAAATATATAGTCCAGTCACTAGACATACTCACTGTTTGGGTAAATGATCGATCCGTGGGCTGATTTGTTACTTGGCCCGAGGATGACGTTGAGCATTGGCCTTTCATAGTCGCCATTAATTTGTCCATTGCATCCAGTTGTTGTTTTATCTGCTCATCTTTCTTCCGAGCAGATATTTCCAATGATGCTAATCTTTGTTGGATCTGCACGCATTTCGGGCAGATCCATTTTTCTTCCGCTGTCGGCGCGACCGTTAAGTTAACACAACCGATGTGGAACCATCGGTCACAATCGTCGCATTCAACCATATCCTGTTTATGGTCTGGTTCCGAGCACAAACGGCAATTTCCGTTTTGATTTTCCACGAAACGTATCATGGTGTTGCTTTCAAGATACTCAGCCGTTGAAATAATGTATAATTTTCAGGATCCGTTTCCAGTTGTTTGTAATTACACTTTGCTCACTTCTCAAGGCGTTGAGCCTTTTTAAGCTTTCTTAAGCTTGAGAGATTTATTTTCTCGCTTTCAGGTTAGCACACTTTCAGAAAgctttttaaacttttagtccTGTTGGAATTCTTTATCCAACTTATTCACTTCAAGGTGATTTGCACTTTCACAAGGCCTTTTAAACTTTTAGTCCTGTTGGATTTGTTTATCCAACTTGCTCACTCTTATGGCGTTGAGCACGCGCATAAGCTTCTATTAAGCTTTTAATCCTGTTGGGTTCTCTATCCAACTGGCCCTTTGCTCATTCTTATGGCGATGAGCACGCACTTATGAGTTCGTTGGTAATGAAAGGctcctcctctctggagccaccaaatgtaaAAGTTGCCCAATACGCAAACTCGGTTGAGCGAAGGAATCAACCTTTCTGAGTCTGGATTGGCAATTTACAAAGTTGAAGTAGAAGAAAAGCGTCACGAGAAATAACCTATTCCTGGAATAAACTGAATTgtctgccttcgcactaattccctacggaacgagccacgaacggaagctaatcagacttattcctttcaataaattgaactgactgccttcgcactaattccgtacggaacgagcaacgaacgggagctgatcaaaatatcgaacatcaactaagcgggaggatcaacgagtacaagatcttcacgaactccgagcgcaaattatgcaactattgctgcgaacgttggaagacttgaatctgaagaactctcgtcagtcgatTCAATGGAGGTGGTTTCGGACTACTTAATCGTAAGACACGATTCCAAAGACTACTTActttattcagagaaccttgggtttttatacaattttagtttATCCTAAATCTACCCTAAATTTAAGTCTAACGTGCGAAAGAAAGAGAAGACTATAAACGTccttgcttcttttcatacaagtcctttacctatcgctatctgtatttcaaaacatacgatatccataactgcattctaagagCAACGGAGCCTAACGCGATAAGAAATGTGTGCGATTGTTTTCGGTTCCTTTCCTTTCTACTAGGTTTTATTGCACcaggttttattgcacccgctcccgataggattgttattttaggatcttacacacggttcgctcttatcgtatagtgttttttcttctgtccttctttcgatcgtttacgatattgaaattaaattgctaaattctttcgatttcttacaATTACCGTTATGAATcttatttcggacgcttaagacaTATGATGCaggaaacagatctaaactttatgcacaggtattatttggttggaatttttaataaattagttcaatatgcttttaagctttctactttggtacctatttgattgaaaacataaaaaaaatcatcgaataaaatgcttttcaaatgaagcgaataagcaTCAAACTTCGGTcagtaaatcaaatttcggacagattgaattcaaatttcggacactttattttgtaattttttggacgaacaTTATATTACAGTTGATTATTTttcatagtcaactgcgaaacacttaccaagcaatcacagtaaactgttaacgatgatgagaactgatgacacacgggagaaatttaaatatttatgaccgggtaaattctacgtgctcacgctgaggaaacgtcaaacacaaacgatgatgagtagtgttgtaagatttctgccaattatgttataattcaaacgtagttctcatgtgaaatgatagtgaaaccaagggattactttagagaagcaattgtgatattaattttatagttatatcatcagtgcattaagcatttcaagatattagaacaaagtgtccgaaatatgatgttgtccgaaatatgattcagaacggtatatcacgctcaaaaaaaatgttcgcaACTAATTTTAGAAGCATGCAAGAAAATGGTTTCTGCTTTCAAACATCGAGGGTTCTTCGATTTTCCAATTATCGTCAATGGATATTTATGAGTACCAGAAACATTTTAACATGAGAATCATCTGATTTTTGTAAGCTTTGATTCATGTGACGCCTTTTTCCTCCAAATGAGTAAACGTTTATCTGGtaatcattttgaaaaataaggcaATTTTATTGCAATTATATTCCTGGTCAACGGTCAAATCATAAGTCTTCAGgtaattgaaaaattgttctttGAAATTATCCATTGCGCAAACTTTGACATTAAGACAAGAATCGCTGAACTTAAACGACGCAGATACTATCAACCACCACAGCCGTTAACCCTAAATTTGTCGTTTCTAGCTTGctgtattttattttcaagtAAATATAGAATATCTACCATCAATTTGTTTAAACATTAAAACAATTCTACTTTCAGCAgcatatttaatttttcttataGTGCTCAATGATTTCAAAACATACAGTTTGGGTTGAgtttcagctcgtgtagagttgtcatgagcggtacaacctttggctcttgttgaatgatcagtggactgcacaacctttggcccgtgtatctgtaaagagtgtgtgtatgtattgccgcgactaagtaaaagtttatagatcggataggagggatatgaaacagggacacaacgaaggaaacatcatcaaacgttaattcggcgtttctgaggaacagatatagatgaagcagaagatcaggatcacggctatctaagatatcccggacggggatatccgattttctgccttgtgctctcagtgctctagagagctgagagcgagcagcatggaaccggatacacgaccagacaacatgctcgatgtcgtggtagccatcgccacaatcacaaagattgtttgctgcgagcccaatgcgatagagatgcgcgtttaggttgtagtgattggacataagccgagatatcacgcgaatgaaatcacgacctacattcaaccccTTGAACCATAACTTACAGAAACATAAtttcgagaccttagggataatcgtgtgtaaccaacgaccgaactcatcttcactccacatgcgctgccaacttacgagcgtgtgctgacgagcaatgtggaaaaattcattataagcaatttgcctttcaaaaagtgtgccttctgatgcacccaccttagctagcgagtccgctttctcattccccggaatagagcaatgagagggaacccatgctaaggtaatcttgaataatttttcgaccaaaacactcaatagatgtcttattcttgttaggaaataagatgaccgtttatcaactttcattgagcggattgcctctattgagctgagactgtctgaaaaaataaaataatggtcgataggtaatgtttcaatgatccctagtgagtagtatatcgcacccagttcagcgacatacacggaacaaggatctttgagtttgaaagaggcactagaattttcattgaagatgccgaagccagtggacccgtttatgaatgaaccgtcaataaagaacattttatcagatctaactttcccatattctgccgaaaatatcggcggaatagaatcggggcgtagatgatctgggattctatgggttttttgtcgcatggacagatcaaaaatgacagaggaattgcaaaagtatgggaagcaaacttggttggagaggcctggtgaagggtgcacgtcgtgggtaaggtactcatggtataaagacataaagcttgactgaggagtcagttggagtagattttcggagttatcaatcaccaatggattcatgatcttgcaacggatgagaaatctgtaggataattctgtgaaccgaagagtaagcgggggtactcctgccaagacttcgagacacatcgtatgtgtcgaatgcaaacaccccaaggctatacgcaagcagcgatattgtattctctccagtttgagaatatgaatcctggcagctgatcggaagcaaaaactgccatattttaacactgataatatcgttgttttgtacaactgaatgaggtctccagGATGGGCGctccaccatgttccggttattgtttggagaaaattgattctttgctggcatttctgtttcaaatacgcaatgtgtctcccccaggtacatttagaatcaaaatatacacccaggtatttgaaaaacatagagtgttggatcgttttgccggatagttgAATCTGGAATTgtgcgggttcgtgcttcctagaaaaaacgaccatttcagttttctccgtagagaattcgatacccagcttgagggcccccacgtgaacagattgttcagagtatcttgcaacgactttttcAGAACGACGGGagtagtacccgtgatggaaataactccatcgtctgcaagttgtctcagcgtgcagtctctagttagacaatcatccatatcattgacgtaaaaactgtacaagagggggcttaggcaggagccttgcggtaggcccataaaactgtaacgagaagatttcgagatgagatgaaaatcatgtgcttttctgacaataaattgtacaggaaattattcagaattggtgaaaatccacgattatgaagtttctctgagagaatttccatggaaactgaatcaaatgcccctttgatatcgaggaaaacggaagccatttgttctttgcgagcaaatgcgatttgaatttcagaagatagcagcgcgagacaatcattcgtccctttacctcggcggaagccaaactgcgtatttgacagcaaattgttcgtttcgacccacttgtccaaacgaagtagaatcattttctctaacaatttacgaatacaggataacagtgcaatcggcctatacgagttgtgatcgcaagccggcttgttgggttttcgtatggctatcactctcacttgtctccagtcatgcgggacaatattcagctccagaaacttgttgaacaagttcagcaaacgctgttttgccaagtcgggaagattcttcaacaagttgaatttaatcttgtccgaccccggagctgaattgttacatgagagaagtgcaattgagaattccaccatcgaaaaattctcataatcgctttgaagcaATATATCGTGTACGATGTGTTGTGCAGGGATGAAATCGGGGCAAActttccttgcaaatttgaaaatcaaatccaacggtcagagtattcctcaactttcatttgtatggttccagccacgcattctcctagccgtattccaaagagtgctcatagcggtctcccttgacaaaccgtTGACGAttaatgtgtcttgtgaggtcatatgcctgTTTATGGATTCAGAAGAACTCCACCCACTGAGGATAGATATTGTGATtagcaagtgatcactactgtTGGGGTCCTGAataacattccacttgcaatctgaCGGTAGCCTGAACCAAACTGAACCAActaaagcttttttttaaagttggttcactatgactgaacaatttcgaaatatttctcaatcaattgacaattgtgagtcaaagtgtgccattctgctatgaaaattagagcgagaaAGATTGTGAATTTGAAActgcataaacatttgtttgcattcaacataatagtctctgccatctactgttggcatgaatatgattgcacggcaTATTATTAAgcataaacttcccattttcaatcatcttaggcagtattcgtcaatagaatcgtcaaatttgaattcattgtcatcgtcacagcctaaatcgcactctgGAATAGAACatttgcgatcattcacactgaagaccacAATTTTTCACTAATCCGTTCAGTCGGAGTGgaccaaattattttttaatatactccGAATGTGAACATTTAacactaacgggttcaagcacatttcgacaaggtacctattagcttcaagaaaatgttttgttggattgaattcggcgcttgaatatttgttaacatacaaatgattgtcacatggtccactctgtctgcacatgatatagtgccatttcgccatggtaaatagtacatggtccgctctgactgcatactatgagggattttcgtcgttcaatcataacaatttcgatccgttattcctgctgtatgcgtgattttgcaaatctgataaatgtggataAATGTAAGCTACATACATAATGCTTaatcaaatgtaatcaataacttgaaattttcaattttgcgacttggtcccctctgacttaacaccgaccaattctaaaaaatgagtggcacttattgattccCAGTAGCAACCCTCCGTATCATGATCCAAGcatataatatttaaattttggaaagagagatcatttagTGAAGAAAGCCAAGATCGGACAGAACAAAAACATCATAATTAATCATgaataaatcaaaaattttaacgtatccaatttagaaataagagtATGACAATCCCTttgtaaaacagtgataactccgacctctctatttaaatcagACATCAGACAGAGATAaccattgcaaggaggggccaagtttacatcaattgttgcaaatgTGTCTTCACTATAGGAAGCATTGCGATAACAATTGTTCTAATGGTGTTGGAAACATTGAAGAATTAGGAAGTTGTAATTGACGTTGAAACAGGAACATATGGCATTTTTGATGCCCCCTTGAGTGCTGGGGCACTctttcaaagagcgcttctgtttatcccagcgactcttgtgaGTTTCACATCCGGAGAGCATGTGTGgggttcccccgcaatatggacacttttgctcagtcACACTGCAGGGTTCGCCcacatgttgttctccgcaagtggcacagtgctccttgttggcgcaataatctgctgtgaGACCATCATATTTTGACTTTTGGcattttggcaagtcatgggatttggcacgaagagtcacACCAGTAGCCTCAATTTCTCTACCATGACGTAGTCAAGGAAGGCCGAGCAAGAGTGACTCGAGAAGAATCGAACGGCGTAATTCTTTTCCTTCTTCCTGGAAAACTTTTATGAGTTTCCGGCAGTCTAAGATTGTTACCCTCATCAAAGCGAGGGGACTCAACAGCGAACTCCTTCATTTACACGTCAGATACGCTTCAGTTATCACCctcgagatttctacgtcatgggaaggtaCGTAGACACGAAATTCTAGAGTAAACCTCTGATCGACCACAATATCGTTTGCGTTTTTTCGATCAACCACATCAACGCATTCGGTCAAACTTTTGAAACTTCGATCACGGAGGATCATATTGCCATATCATTCGTGATCTGAATCCTCTGGACAAACTTTGACACGGGGAGGGGAcacgaaaaagaagaagaagacgaggccggttgagcggaagcggaaaCAGCGGGGTTGGGTGATTATATCGATGAATATGGatagttagtgaacaatcaCTAGATTTACATAGTTTTGTTAAGAAACGTGACATACCATATTTCttctgtatatttcgacatttttaggttaacaattattagcaaaataatgaaattacaatttttttggcaCGCAAAATGAcactgtagcttggaatggttactgttagctcgcttggatagtcagcaatacaattattCTAATCatacattcattcattcacaaatacaacaaaatatataaagcaatatcaaaaatgtgtaatgcaatgcttctgtatcacaaccacacatacagatctttctgatatcatatgaaggtttgcaagggtcaaatgacccgttgcggtagttaggacagattacatatatttctcagtaaaagaaaataacaagaggagtaaacactgaaaaatacattcgatgtatgtttcaagaaaagtagtgtagtcaaattatgttgtgacaatataatttgcaagaaaattttgactaaaagcttaaaatgggtcatttgaccccccatggtaggtttagtgttaggCGATTCCTTAATTGTGAGACCCTTTCTGTGCcattttattattaaatcgGAGTTCGAATTAAACAACCAATCACACAGTTAGGATGAAATAATTACTTCACCTGCCAcgaaaccgataacggtattACTTCAACGATATAATAGATGTGAACAGTCTTACCTCCGAATGCTTCGGACTGTCGAAGACGAAATGAACTCCAAGTTGCTGAGAGGTTTGGTTTGAGGaacaatttgaacaatttccttcCATGaatggtaataaaaaaaaactagcgcAACTAACTACTCGTTCATGAGAACCACAAATTGCCTCATTGCCTCAAATTGCTTTCACATTCATGGCCGTAGCGTAAGTTCTCAATCTGGAGCAAACTGGCTTTCGGACTGTTCGCGCACATTAGACCTTCGAAACACATTTGCTTCAATAGTTGCATTTTTTAGATCTCTTTTTtgctttttatttcgtttttttttctttgttcctTTCCTTGCTTTCACAATGTTGTCTGAATTATAGTTTTTGTTTGCGTAGTTAGCCTTACAGTTTCATTTATCTTTTACTTGGTTACATTAGAGATTTTCGTTTTAAATTACATTGTTtattgatgtgatttttttcttcttttttatatttttcttgtttttttcaattgtttttcatcttttttttattgtttctccTTGCTGTTTCTGTGTGTATTCTGGCtttttatttccatttgttttttgaatatacgGGACAAAAATCAGAAGCGTTTCGTTACATTTTAAAAAGGTTtttactttctttttttttgtttgtgtttgtgaaAAAGTTAACACTCAATGGCTTTCACATGCACTTTTTGATCCCGTAGTctcttgaagtttttttttctttgttttatattccatgtttgtgtgtatgtgatcatttgttgtttgtttactGCTGTTTTTCGTGACTGATTATCAGCGTAGTATGCGTTTGAAAAAACTGGAGTACCCAGTGTTTCTAGGGTCTAGAAAGAAAAAAACGGTTTATTGTGTGTACTTGACGTGAATGTTCTGTTTCTTCGCTCATTAATAGCTGTGAAGGGTCTAATTATGTTTGTAATGTTTTGTTTCTCTTATTTACCGTTGCTTGTTTTACTCTCTCTTATACTCTCGTCATCTCTCTCGTTTGCTTGCTTTTGTTACGAAGACTAGATCAAGTTAATGATTAATAAAACGGGGAGCATTTCTAGATGTTCTCCGTTTGCCTCCCTCCATTACCTATTCCTTCCCATGTCTCTTCAATTTGCCGCGTTCCTGCTACTTGTTACTTGTAAGTAGAATCCCTAAAATAGTTTCACTTCAATCACACTTATAATAGTACGTTTACGGTTCAAGCAATAACTTCATGTATATATGTATTGTGTGTTACGTTTTTTTTCGCCTAGTTTAGCAGAATGTGATTTTCTTCTTTCTTAGGCGAGGTTTCTGTTTGCACAGTGCAAAAACGTTGCCTTTGTTGCACACAATGCAATAAaatatagttacattttggaGCATTGTTAAAACAAAAACTTCATCCACTACTCTTGCCGTGTTTCGGCCTTCTGTCTTCACTAGGAAAATAACGCGAAGTATTCAAGAACTGACCCGCGAAGAGCACTATTAATAAAACAACAAAACGTAAATATACATTGAAGCGCAGAGGctctcaatatatatatatgatgttTTTAGGGTAAATTCTAATGACAGGACACATTGAAAAGTGGGCAATAACAGTCTGAAGATtacaaatttgaaagaaaaaatgattttggtATTCTTTACTTGTTTTGTGTTACATTTAGCGATTCGTAGAACAATGAATTAGATTCATGCCTTAATGGTTGTTTGCGTTAATATATTACTCTATTTATGTTGTTATTTGACCGTTCCTTCCTTTTTATGCGGTTCAAATAGACCGCCAGCACGAAGGGAAACAAACTCTAACTGATACAGCTGAATTGGATAAGAATAAGAACAACAGTATGAAAACGCACGAGTGTTTCACGcataaaacaatatataaaagaatgtttgtaaattttcccTCCTGTTTCACAGTTAAACATTATCCATATTTTAGAAACAATATCGATAACATATTTATTTGCTGACGTTGCGTTAAAAAACGGTTAAACAGTGGTTAATGGTTTTGTGTTCACATTTTTGTTCTTATTTGTTCATATATAATAACGTGgccttttctcatttgttttacAATTGAGTTTCCTTGTGAAAGgacaaaaaaatcatgattacAAAACACGCGTCGTCTTATGATTTCCGCATATTTTGATTATACGTTACCCTCGTGATTAGCCGTTACTTACTAGCTCTCATGTTCGACCACATTCCAGTATTTGCAATTTTtcctacattttttttctgtcgtAGTTTCTTGGATAATATGCTTGTTTCACTTCTTTTGCTATGATTTTCTTGTGGTACTATTATTGTGTTTGTTTTGCTAATATAATTCCTTCGGGGggttttcttttctctctccCATATTATATGCAGTATATTGTTccatttcatttgttttatctTGCTTTGTATAGCTTTTGTTTATAAATAATAATCACTTACGAATTTTACGGTCACAATATGTTTgcgataaaaaaattgtttaaataatttaaataataaatcattagaaaaataaaacaaaaaatagcgTTATTATCCTTTAATAATAGTGTAAAGGTGTTTATTCCGACCAGATTCCTGAAAGAGAGACATTTGCAAATTATTATGTAGAACTTCTAGgattgaaaatcgtcatattatGTTTTATGCACACACAATAAATACTATAGCAGAGATTTATTTGCACCAGAAAGCGTGACCTAGTACTAAACACGTCGATGTTCGGGAAAGTTTTTAATTcgctaaacaaaaaaaaataataaaggcCGGGTTTCAAAATCCAAGTACTTATCCCTCATTTCTCAATATTCTGTTCGAGTGAAGATAATTCTGTGGCGGAtaattccgatttttttttcaaacggctTATGCGATAGGCTAGGTTGATGGTAAGATTTAACCACCTTAACCTTAAAAGTCGCTGCATTGATGATCCTCTTACGTACTTTTACGTTTacgtattttttattgttcGTTAATCAGGCCAACTGTGAAGTATACATCTGTTGTAAGGTTTGTCATTTCATattggaaagatatacgatccaacaacgagtcgttTATTCAAATTTGCTACCTAAATTCGGAatcaatg
The Toxorhynchites rutilus septentrionalis strain SRP chromosome 2, ASM2978413v1, whole genome shotgun sequence genome window above contains:
- the LOC129766888 gene encoding uncharacterized protein LOC129766888, producing MIRFVENQNGNCRLCSEPDHKQDMVECDDCDRWFHIGCVNLTVAPTAEEKWICPKCVQIQQRLASLEISARKKDEQIKQQLDAMDKLMATMKGQCSTSSSGQVTNQPTDRSFTQTVSMSSDWTIYLKRQSLTTLPRFSGASKDWPKFKKTFHDTTAEGGFSNLENLNRLEQVLKGDAYKTVQQLMINSENVPKIIEKLEECFGRKDLVYKELLNDLRRIKKDSRTVVPDISDALDNMVVNMEALGQKEYLRDHRLIEEIIEKLPYTIQVKWVEVIQSNTSIPTLNDLNKWLLPHSRIARMMQKSNNSVSTTERKPRVNVHQTMKCALCSASHRLFQCKNFKQMKTLERREFLAKKGICFKCLNSNDHIMRNCSMKGICGIDGCNKEHNRLLHQRSEYKRNQDTAADVRRGPEETTNIHRQRKEHLYYQIVPITVQNGERMIDTYAFLDTGSSVTLLDERMANMLELEGKVDPLTLKWTQDCLKSCSSKRVKFWIKGIGKPVMARTMHDLNLPIQTVDMEQIAKNYPYLKDIPLQDYKEAQPTLLIGLDNSELLSAIKTVKGNGPMAVKTRLGWVIYGKEYNINRQDYTMVIQEEQEMSKMMQRYFSIDDFGVKLVEKLPRSPEEERAQQILDNTIKLKDNRYEVGLLWKTKDVQFPDSYHTALRRLVIMENKLKQDEKLKDWAINTFADYVKKGYARKLAHSELINAVPRTYYLPHFIVHNQNKIPPKPRLVFDAASKINGVSFNSNLLSGPDATTSLVGVLLRFREGRIAVCGDIQEMFHQVKIKPEDQHAQRFLWRDCENNREPDVYIMEVMIFGSTCSPSCAQAVKNKNAAAFMESKPKAALAIEKQHYVDDYLDSFTNIREATAITKDVIDIHQHGGFFIRNFISNSKELLSNLSSDRIQSTDIKVIEDKDSCAEKVLGVYWNTKLDLIGYRLSLKKLSNED